A single Streptomyces sannanensis DNA region contains:
- a CDS encoding GDSL-type esterase/lipase family protein, producing the protein MKSRRIPFRMALMAVTAGAVLAPLVPAVAAQPGPATPAATRPAPPTSAAARPTGAPFVAPADRTKVIGPKWRSSADRLWATSNDADGFHVLAAEAKTGYAWRTVATLSEPGFDTDMWIGNACVTGSGRRALVVYAPRTFTNKEDLASRGGFTATVDLVTGRVTKLPVQTSLAYYNPGCGPGETAVVTQEGGASKAATRLLPVDTAAGRLGRPVQLPGQVTSAVPAEGGGWIAADSRRLVRISPKGKRTVLARTNSVPFQLTTDADGGVVFMDRDAKGITTVKRATPAGPDTKVATLARGHTGRVGLSRSADGKVFVTGTPDTVAPRLPATVTHVRGIAKDALISSTGAATVNKVSYPDQPDPRVPVVDPEAAQRVGLTVRMTATGKVAEFGLTPGDGPDSARARAPHPTLASPAPERAGRTSRTALTASASATDPVDADRSCSVPRNDPRNQAMQPTPRQVEWAVDQAVRNALTTTRPADWKGLGMPEYTIQGSGGMSPLKPLDGGGYVPAQIMLGITAQESNMWQAARTAMPGVAGNPLIGNFYGRSIYDDNESNDWEINWAKADCGYGVTQVTDGMRLAGRERPGETAMPYQKQRAVALDYAANVAEGLNILVGKWNQTRAAGLTVNDGNPKYIENWFFAVWAYNSGFYPDKGDGSPWGVGWLNNPVNPRYPADRYAFLDKTYEDARTPQKWPYPEKIMGWAGHPPNLFEAPSKPVPGYRAAWWPGTSTTAPIHRSLVKPPTELFCDESNDCEPGATYKPSAEGLGSEPAGPCAHTDPSSGLYDLKCWYHQPVTWKSDCASACGRELLRFDPGYAQQPDGVSFPPNCSPNGLPMGKTYVIDDVPDPVPVRGPCDAIENSGTFQFSFPSYTHTLPNGGPTVTDHPAKVDLHQLSGGFESHFYFGHSRKPGAEDGKLKITGTWTLDRSLDQWARVLVHLPDHGAHTQQAKYTVNLGNGTTKQRVLQQRVLANQWVPLGVFRFAGVPSVSLSTDTADGVGEDDVAWDAIAIQPLDRKPKHFVVALGDSYSSGEGASELGGVDQQEYYRESNSMGHDPQGQNACHRSPHAWSRKAVLSDWPSMNIGGRADGLDSELDYHLIACSGAQTYNIMPGGLFNTEGQEGRGQFHELSQIDKGFLDENTTLVTLSIGGNDTGFGPIITECAMTLNCPEEDIDGSVPQPRDEIISLREWVPRRITQYVRPSIARNLQEIEKRAPHAKIVLMGYPELMESSECLGIASPAFGEEEIAWLREVAGTLAEGMAGAVADSGLGDKVVFADPRPAFKGRGICGTDAAIHGPVFNLTDGEDPLYNRAPDVNVWGLPISMQSFHPNKAGTTLYAETLNTTLRRLGL; encoded by the coding sequence GTGAAATCCAGACGCATCCCCTTCCGGATGGCGCTGATGGCCGTGACGGCTGGCGCCGTGCTGGCGCCGCTCGTCCCTGCGGTCGCCGCACAGCCCGGCCCCGCCACACCGGCCGCCACGCGGCCGGCCCCGCCGACCAGCGCGGCAGCCCGGCCGACCGGTGCCCCGTTCGTGGCGCCCGCCGACCGGACCAAGGTGATCGGGCCGAAGTGGCGCTCGTCGGCCGACCGCCTGTGGGCCACCTCCAATGACGCCGACGGCTTCCACGTCCTAGCGGCCGAGGCGAAGACGGGCTACGCGTGGCGTACCGTCGCCACGCTCTCCGAGCCCGGCTTCGACACCGACATGTGGATCGGCAACGCATGCGTGACCGGTTCCGGCCGCCGAGCGCTGGTCGTGTACGCCCCGCGTACCTTCACCAACAAGGAGGACCTGGCCTCGAGGGGCGGCTTCACGGCGACCGTGGACCTGGTGACCGGACGGGTCACCAAGCTTCCCGTACAGACGTCCCTTGCGTACTACAACCCAGGCTGCGGCCCAGGGGAGACCGCCGTGGTCACCCAGGAGGGCGGCGCGTCCAAGGCAGCCACCCGGCTCCTGCCTGTCGACACGGCCGCCGGGCGGCTCGGCAGGCCGGTGCAGTTGCCCGGCCAGGTGACCTCAGCCGTCCCGGCCGAGGGCGGCGGCTGGATCGCCGCCGACTCCCGGCGCCTGGTCCGCATCAGCCCGAAGGGCAAGCGCACCGTGTTGGCCCGCACAAACTCGGTTCCGTTCCAGCTCACCACGGACGCCGACGGCGGCGTGGTGTTCATGGACCGCGACGCCAAGGGCATCACCACGGTGAAGCGCGCCACCCCGGCCGGGCCGGACACCAAGGTCGCCACACTGGCCCGTGGGCACACCGGACGGGTGGGACTGTCGCGTTCGGCCGACGGCAAGGTCTTTGTCACCGGCACTCCAGACACCGTGGCCCCACGGCTGCCCGCGACCGTGACACACGTCCGCGGCATCGCGAAGGACGCCCTCATCTCCTCGACCGGAGCGGCCACCGTCAACAAGGTCTCCTACCCCGACCAGCCGGACCCGCGCGTTCCGGTCGTCGATCCCGAGGCAGCCCAGCGCGTCGGCCTGACCGTCCGGATGACCGCCACGGGCAAGGTCGCGGAGTTCGGGCTGACACCCGGTGACGGCCCCGACAGCGCTCGCGCCAGGGCCCCGCACCCAACCCTCGCGAGCCCGGCGCCCGAGCGCGCCGGCCGGACGAGCCGTACTGCGTTGACCGCTTCCGCGTCCGCGACCGACCCCGTGGACGCCGACCGCTCCTGCTCAGTACCGCGCAACGACCCCCGAAACCAGGCCATGCAGCCCACACCCCGCCAGGTGGAATGGGCGGTCGACCAGGCCGTACGAAACGCGCTGACAACCACCCGCCCGGCCGACTGGAAGGGCCTGGGCATGCCCGAGTACACCATCCAGGGTTCCGGCGGGATGTCCCCCCTCAAGCCGTTGGACGGCGGCGGCTACGTGCCCGCACAGATCATGCTCGGCATTACCGCCCAGGAGTCCAACATGTGGCAGGCGGCCCGCACCGCCATGCCCGGTGTCGCCGGCAACCCGCTGATCGGCAACTTCTACGGCCGCAGTATCTACGACGACAACGAGTCCAACGACTGGGAGATCAACTGGGCCAAAGCTGACTGTGGTTACGGTGTCACGCAGGTAACCGACGGCATGAGACTGGCAGGCCGGGAACGTCCGGGCGAGACGGCGATGCCGTACCAGAAGCAGCGCGCCGTAGCGCTCGACTACGCTGCCAACGTCGCTGAGGGCCTGAACATCCTCGTCGGCAAGTGGAACCAGACCAGGGCCGCCGGACTGACAGTCAACGACGGCAACCCCAAGTACATCGAGAACTGGTTCTTCGCGGTCTGGGCGTACAACTCGGGCTTCTACCCGGACAAGGGCGACGGCTCGCCGTGGGGCGTGGGCTGGCTCAACAACCCGGTGAACCCCCGCTATCCGGCGGACCGGTACGCCTTCCTCGACAAGACATACGAGGACGCTCGTACCCCGCAGAAGTGGCCGTACCCGGAGAAGATCATGGGATGGGCGGGTCACCCGCCGAACCTCTTCGAGGCCCCGAGCAAGCCGGTCCCCGGCTACCGGGCCGCGTGGTGGCCGGGAACGTCGACCACGGCACCGATACACCGTTCGCTGGTGAAGCCCCCGACGGAGCTGTTCTGCGACGAGTCCAACGACTGCGAGCCGGGCGCCACGTACAAGCCCAGCGCCGAGGGCCTGGGCAGCGAGCCCGCGGGACCCTGCGCGCACACGGACCCGTCGAGCGGCCTGTACGACCTGAAGTGCTGGTACCACCAGCCCGTGACCTGGAAGAGCGACTGCGCCTCCGCCTGCGGACGCGAACTGCTGCGCTTCGACCCCGGGTATGCCCAGCAGCCCGACGGGGTCTCGTTCCCGCCCAATTGCTCCCCCAACGGCCTGCCCATGGGGAAGACGTACGTCATCGACGACGTGCCCGACCCCGTCCCCGTGCGCGGGCCGTGTGACGCGATCGAGAACTCCGGCACCTTCCAGTTCAGTTTCCCGTCCTACACGCACACGCTGCCCAACGGCGGACCCACCGTCACCGACCACCCGGCCAAGGTGGACCTGCACCAACTGTCGGGCGGCTTCGAGAGCCACTTCTACTTCGGGCACAGCCGCAAGCCGGGTGCCGAAGACGGCAAGCTGAAGATCACCGGCACGTGGACGCTGGACCGGTCCCTGGACCAGTGGGCCCGGGTACTGGTCCACCTGCCCGACCACGGTGCGCACACTCAGCAGGCGAAGTACACCGTGAACCTGGGCAACGGGACCACCAAGCAGCGAGTGCTGCAACAGCGCGTACTGGCCAACCAGTGGGTTCCGCTCGGGGTGTTCCGCTTCGCGGGCGTCCCGTCAGTCTCCCTGTCGACCGACACCGCCGACGGCGTCGGCGAGGACGACGTGGCATGGGACGCCATCGCGATCCAGCCGCTCGACCGCAAGCCCAAGCACTTCGTCGTCGCGCTCGGCGACTCGTACTCCTCCGGCGAGGGGGCGAGCGAGCTGGGAGGCGTCGATCAGCAGGAGTACTACCGGGAGTCCAACTCCATGGGCCACGATCCGCAGGGGCAGAACGCCTGCCACCGGTCGCCGCACGCCTGGTCCCGCAAGGCCGTCCTGTCCGACTGGCCCAGCATGAACATCGGCGGTCGCGCCGACGGGCTCGACAGCGAACTGGACTACCACCTGATCGCCTGCTCGGGCGCGCAGACGTACAACATCATGCCGGGCGGCCTGTTCAACACCGAGGGCCAGGAAGGACGCGGCCAGTTCCACGAGCTCTCGCAGATCGACAAGGGCTTCCTCGACGAGAACACCACGCTCGTCACCCTCTCCATCGGCGGCAACGACACCGGCTTCGGCCCCATCATCACCGAGTGCGCCATGACGCTGAACTGTCCCGAGGAGGACATCGACGGCTCCGTTCCCCAGCCACGGGACGAGATCATCTCCCTGCGGGAGTGGGTGCCCCGGCGCATCACGCAGTACGTCCGCCCGTCCATCGCGCGAAACCTCCAGGAGATCGAGAAAAGGGCCCCGCACGCGAAGATCGTCCTCATGGGCTATCCCGAACTGATGGAGAGCAGCGAATGCCTGGGCATCGCCTCCCCCGCATTCGGCGAGGAGGAGATCGCCTGGTTGAGGGAGGTCGCCGGAACGCTCGCCGAGGGGATGGCCGGTGCCGTCGCCGACTCGGGGCTGGGTGACAAGGTCGTCTTCGCCGACCCGCGGCCCGCGTTCAAGGGCCGGGGAATCTGCGGCACCGACGCGGCGATCCACGGGCCGGTCTTCAACCTGACGGACGGTGAGGACCCCCTCTACAACCGCGCACCGGACGTGAACGTCTGGGGCCTGCCCATCTCCATGCAGTCCTTCCACCCGAACAAGGCCGGCACCACGCTGTACGCGGAAACTCTCAACACCACACTGCGGCGCCTGGGCCTGTAG
- a CDS encoding DUF2690 domain-containing protein — MPVPTRRRPFSARKAVAALGAFAALAVGVPLATATPAAAAAGCQSSGCTGKNPATMGCAADARTIASVSAPGGGGYAELRYSPACNAAWARQLPDSDPVWRVRIQGSSSNDGTPDVTYIDGSNAYYTLMVSYTWYVRAGAEQTVTDPGAWNNTSWR; from the coding sequence ATGCCTGTTCCCACTCGACGCCGCCCCTTCTCTGCCCGCAAGGCCGTCGCCGCTCTCGGTGCCTTCGCCGCTCTCGCGGTGGGGGTGCCGCTTGCCACCGCCACGCCCGCCGCTGCCGCTGCCGGATGCCAGAGCTCGGGGTGCACCGGTAAAAACCCCGCCACCATGGGCTGTGCGGCGGATGCGCGGACGATCGCCAGCGTCTCGGCCCCGGGCGGCGGAGGCTACGCCGAACTGCGCTACTCCCCCGCCTGCAACGCGGCCTGGGCCCGTCAGCTGCCCGACAGCGACCCGGTCTGGCGAGTCCGCATCCAGGGCAGCTCCTCGAACGACGGAACCCCGGACGTCACTTACATTGACGGTAGCAATGCCTACTACACCCTCATGGTCAGCTACACCTGGTACGTGCGCGCCGGCGCGGAGCAGACCGTCACCGACCCAGGTGCGTGGAACAACACCAGCTGGCGCTGA
- a CDS encoding IS256 family transposase, whose translation MLAREKVRGGEGLQLMGEGGLLPELAQHLMQAALEAEMDLHLDAEAGRAGGRGSRSGGNMRNGYRTKKVITEVGAITVQVPRDRLGTFQPRVLPRYARRTGALDDLVISLTAKGLTSGEIVSHLAQTYGMSTTKETISTITDKALESMAEWRTRPLDPVYPVVFIDAVHVKIRDGHVANRPVYVAIAVTCDGYREILGLWAGGGGEGAKYWQTVLTEIKNRGVRDVLMLVCDGLTALPDAVNTVWPQTVVQTCVVHLIRASLRYASRRDWPDLARDLKPVYTAVNEDEARARLAEFDEKWGKRYPSIAGTWERAWSEFVPFLGLPDAIRQVVYTTNAIESLNARYRRAAQACGHFPNEQAALKRLYLATLTLDPTGHGRQRWSNRWKSALNEFDVLFDGRLTAGRV comes from the coding sequence ATGCTCGCGAGGGAGAAAGTCCGCGGTGGCGAAGGGCTGCAGCTGATGGGCGAGGGCGGGCTGTTGCCCGAACTGGCTCAGCATCTGATGCAGGCTGCCCTGGAGGCCGAAATGGACCTGCACCTGGACGCCGAGGCAGGCCGGGCCGGCGGGCGCGGATCGCGCTCGGGCGGGAACATGCGCAACGGCTATCGGACCAAGAAGGTGATAACGGAGGTCGGCGCCATCACGGTGCAGGTCCCGCGCGACCGGCTGGGCACCTTCCAGCCCCGGGTGCTGCCCAGGTACGCCCGCCGCACCGGGGCGCTGGACGACCTGGTGATCTCGCTGACCGCGAAGGGCCTGACCTCCGGTGAGATCGTCTCCCACCTCGCCCAGACGTACGGCATGTCGACGACGAAGGAGACCATCTCCACGATCACCGACAAGGCCCTGGAGTCGATGGCGGAATGGCGCACCCGCCCGCTGGATCCGGTCTATCCGGTGGTCTTCATCGACGCCGTTCACGTCAAGATCCGGGATGGGCATGTGGCGAACCGGCCGGTCTACGTGGCCATCGCGGTTACCTGCGACGGCTACCGCGAGATTCTCGGCCTGTGGGCCGGCGGCGGCGGGGAGGGCGCGAAGTACTGGCAGACCGTGCTGACCGAGATCAAGAACAGGGGCGTCCGCGATGTGCTGATGCTGGTCTGCGACGGTCTGACCGCCCTGCCCGACGCGGTCAACACCGTCTGGCCCCAGACCGTGGTGCAGACCTGCGTGGTTCACCTCATCCGTGCATCCCTGCGCTACGCGTCCCGCCGGGACTGGCCCGACCTGGCCCGCGACCTCAAGCCCGTCTACACGGCCGTGAACGAGGACGAAGCACGTGCCCGGCTGGCCGAGTTCGACGAGAAGTGGGGCAAGCGCTATCCGTCGATCGCCGGGACCTGGGAGCGGGCCTGGAGCGAGTTCGTGCCCTTCCTCGGCCTGCCTGACGCCATCCGACAAGTGGTCTACACCACCAATGCGATCGAGTCCCTCAACGCCCGCTACCGGCGCGCGGCCCAAGCCTGCGGGCACTTCCCCAACGAGCAGGCCGCCCTCAAGCGCCTCTACCTCGCCACCCTCACCCTGGACCCCACCGGCCACGGCCGCCAGCGCTGGAGCAACCGCTGGAAATCCGCCCTCAACGAGTTCGACGTCCTCTTCGACGGCCGGCTTACGGCCGGACGAGTGTGA
- a CDS encoding DUF2690 domain-containing protein, whose translation MSVSCPRTGRVRKAVATMGALGVPLATATPAAAATCSGTGCAGADAQASGWASDGQTIDARDIRSNGGLDLVIKLRYSLTCKALWTRAVAGTGLNYDFGNTHYAQMRGYATTSSSPYYRYNTDIEPGTATWTKTIPSYWGEPCLVWPNPTSEHDAARWSCTPRH comes from the coding sequence GTGTCCGTCTCCTGTCCCCGTACCGGACGTGTCCGCAAGGCTGTCGCCACCATGGGCGCGCTCGGCGTACCGCTCGCCACTGCGACGCCCGCCGCCGCGGCGACCTGCTCCGGCACCGGATGCGCCGGTGCCGACGCGCAGGCCAGCGGCTGGGCCTCCGACGGCCAGACCATCGACGCCCGTGACATCAGGAGCAACGGCGGCCTGGACCTGGTGATCAAGCTGCGCTACTCACTCACCTGCAAGGCGCTCTGGACGCGTGCGGTCGCCGGCACCGGCCTCAACTACGACTTCGGCAACACTCACTACGCACAGATGCGGGGCTACGCAACGACCAGCAGCAGCCCCTACTACCGCTACAACACGGACATCGAGCCCGGCACCGCCACCTGGACCAAGACGATTCCCTCCTACTGGGGCGAGCCCTGCCTGGTGTGGCCGAACCCCACCTCGGAGCACGACGCGGCCCGCTGGAGCTGCACCCCCCGCCACTAG
- a CDS encoding GDSL-type esterase/lipase family protein produces the protein MVGARPVRGHGAAHPLPAAARAGQRPPRGGPAGGGNDVLTRRSPQDWGDDLGAVIGELAQRADQVVVTGIPPFAKFPSVPGTLGRYLGERAAVLDEVAQRVCADVQGATWIGSTNVLPMGPDFFARDRFHPSAQGYREWAQVVAGKLAL, from the coding sequence ATGGTCGGTGCGCGGCCGGTACGGGGCCACGGCGCGGCGCATCCGTTACCGGCTGCTGCCCGAGCTGGACAGCGGCCTCCACGTGGTGGCCCTGCTGGCGGGGGCAACGACGTACTGACCCGGCGCAGCCCGCAGGACTGGGGCGACGATCTGGGGGCCGTGATCGGCGAGCTCGCGCAGCGGGCGGATCAGGTCGTGGTGACGGGCATACCGCCGTTCGCGAAGTTCCCCTCCGTCCCCGGGACACTCGGCCGTTACCTGGGAGAGCGGGCGGCCGTGCTGGACGAGGTCGCGCAGCGGGTGTGCGCGGACGTGCAGGGGGCGACGTGGATCGGTTCCACGAACGTCCTGCCGATGGGTCCGGACTTCTTCGCCCGGGACCGGTTCCACCCTTCCGCCCAGGGGTACCGCGAGTGGGCGCAGGTCGTCGCCGGGAAGTTGGCGCTGTGA
- a CDS encoding transposase, giving the protein MTDAAVEVPVVSPPRSGERVPSLTAQIARASNPGGTTAMWVRDRLDGLWCDEDFADWYPRDGRPGLSPAQLATVCVLQFLLSLSDRQAAEAVRCRIDFKYALAMELDDPGFHHSVLADFRDRLTEGDRTDRLLDLAVARLKDAGLVRERTTQRTDSTHVLAAVRDLTRLELVTEAVRAALEEVAGTAPHLLDGLVDEEWGRRYGRPVRLGKNPTRPKTRILATGNDAVRLLEHLYRHGAGRAFGPRLQALQQIMVQNYYRDAADRLRWRTADDGGLPPSSSAVVSPYDTTARYVRHGHIISWKGYAAHVTETCASDSVNVITDVATTSAATNDGQALPGIHTRLARRGLLPAEHLVDGGYTSLVHLERAEREHQVTVSGPLPGNPTRQHRRNEGFDRDDFHIDFDRQQVTCPRGQVSRGWHGPYATSSPTAAPLIVARFTKSQCQPCPDRPRCTSSRENARNVGFPPRELRDLQARVRSEQQTPEWKAR; this is encoded by the coding sequence ATGACCGATGCAGCTGTCGAGGTGCCCGTTGTCTCTCCGCCCCGCTCCGGTGAGCGAGTCCCGTCTTTGACCGCGCAGATCGCACGGGCGAGCAATCCGGGCGGTACGACGGCGATGTGGGTGAGAGACCGGCTGGACGGGCTGTGGTGCGACGAGGACTTCGCCGACTGGTACCCACGCGACGGCAGGCCCGGCCTCTCGCCCGCCCAGCTGGCTACCGTCTGTGTGCTGCAGTTCCTGCTCAGCCTGTCGGACCGTCAGGCCGCCGAGGCGGTGCGCTGCCGCATCGACTTCAAATACGCGCTGGCCATGGAGCTGGACGATCCGGGCTTCCACCACAGTGTGCTGGCCGACTTCCGCGACCGTCTCACCGAGGGCGACCGCACTGACCGTCTTCTCGACCTCGCGGTGGCCCGACTCAAGGACGCCGGGCTGGTGCGCGAGCGCACCACGCAGCGCACCGACTCCACCCACGTGCTGGCCGCAGTGCGCGACCTGACCCGACTGGAGCTGGTCACCGAGGCGGTACGCGCCGCGCTGGAGGAGGTCGCCGGCACCGCCCCGCACCTGCTGGACGGCCTGGTCGACGAGGAGTGGGGACGCCGCTACGGCCGCCCGGTCCGTCTGGGCAAGAACCCCACGAGGCCCAAGACCAGGATCCTCGCCACCGGCAACGACGCCGTCCGGCTCCTGGAGCACCTCTACCGGCACGGGGCAGGCCGCGCGTTCGGCCCTCGCCTCCAGGCCCTGCAGCAGATCATGGTGCAGAACTACTACCGCGACGCCGCAGACCGCCTACGGTGGCGCACCGCTGACGACGGCGGCCTGCCGCCCTCCTCCTCGGCAGTCGTCTCCCCCTACGACACCACGGCGCGCTACGTCCGCCATGGGCACATCATCAGCTGGAAGGGGTACGCCGCGCATGTCACCGAGACGTGTGCCTCCGACAGCGTCAACGTGATCACGGACGTGGCTACAACCTCGGCCGCCACGAACGATGGCCAGGCCCTGCCCGGTATCCATACCCGCCTGGCACGTCGCGGGCTGCTGCCTGCCGAGCACCTGGTCGACGGCGGCTACACCTCGCTGGTCCACCTGGAACGAGCCGAGCGCGAACACCAGGTCACCGTCAGCGGGCCTCTACCGGGCAACCCCACCCGCCAGCACCGCAGGAACGAAGGCTTCGACCGGGACGACTTCCACATCGACTTCGATCGGCAGCAAGTCACCTGTCCCAGGGGCCAGGTCAGCAGGGGCTGGCACGGCCCCTACGCGACCTCCTCGCCCACCGCGGCACCCCTGATCGTGGCGCGGTTCACCAAGAGCCAGTGTCAGCCGTGTCCGGACCGCCCTCGATGCACCAGCTCCCGCGAGAACGCCCGGAACGTGGGTTTTCCTCCGCGAGAACTCCGTGACCTGCAAGCCCGTGTCCGCAGCGAGCAGCAGACGCCCGAGTGGAAGGCCCGCTAA
- a CDS encoding integrase core domain-containing protein — protein sequence MAATTTRPRPPPTRGCAPTPLPRRPPTVRSIRALVLRLARENPSWGYRRIHGELAALSIKIAASTVWEILKKHGIPPAPERHSTTWADFLRSQAEALLACDLFEVRTLTGARLYVFAAIDHSTRRIRTLGATAHPTADWIVQLGRNLLMDLEEAGSRARFLIRDRDSKFTAAFDALMTDAGLKVVTTGIQIPRMNSLMERWIQTCRHELLDRAMIWNQSHLLHALREFETFYNRHRPHRALGQAAPLRPLPHPINEPGKIRHLEVRRRDRLGGTLHEYQHAA from the coding sequence GTGGCTGCGACCACCACGCGACCACGTCCACCGCCTACGCGAGGCTGTGCACCGACTCCGCTCCCCCGCCGTCCACCCACAGTCCGCTCGATCCGCGCACTGGTCCTCCGCCTGGCCCGCGAGAATCCCTCATGGGGCTACCGCCGAATCCACGGCGAACTCGCAGCCCTCAGCATCAAGATCGCCGCCTCCACCGTCTGGGAAATCCTCAAGAAACACGGCATCCCACCCGCTCCCGAACGGCACAGCACCACTTGGGCCGACTTCCTACGCAGCCAAGCTGAGGCGCTACTCGCCTGCGATCTATTCGAGGTCCGCACCCTGACCGGAGCGCGGCTGTACGTCTTCGCAGCCATCGACCACTCCACGAGGCGCATCCGGACTCTCGGCGCCACTGCGCACCCGACCGCGGACTGGATCGTACAGCTCGGGCGCAATCTCCTGATGGACCTGGAAGAGGCGGGCAGCAGGGCCAGGTTCTTGATCCGTGACCGCGACTCGAAGTTCACGGCCGCCTTCGACGCCCTCATGACCGACGCCGGGCTGAAGGTCGTCACCACCGGCATCCAGATCCCGCGAATGAACTCCCTCATGGAGCGCTGGATACAGACCTGCCGGCACGAACTCCTGGACCGCGCCATGATCTGGAACCAGAGCCACCTCCTCCACGCACTCCGCGAGTTCGAAACCTTCTACAACAGGCATCGACCACACCGGGCCCTCGGCCAAGCCGCACCGCTCCGACCACTCCCCCACCCGATCAACGAACCAGGGAAGATCAGACACCTGGAGGTCCGCCGACGAGACCGACTCGGCGGAACCCTCCACGAGTACCAACATGCCGCATGA
- a CDS encoding helix-turn-helix transcriptional regulator: MLSGLGLDETCGAVYQAVLFSPGGATPDGIAADLRVPVAEVRDGLARLRELGLVRPIFEAAGAFRAVSPAVGFAPLIARAEAEASARSRAVAAARAHVEEMASRFGTAPHDRGGDSAVLLGEAEAWEAVQQVAEDVKTCVRVFAAAGPAPGLSAENYDPAHRLAVRAVERGAEVRLIVLDSVRSAPDVLEGVRWMSSKGVTVRSVPALPAWMFLVDDSYTLMALDPAGYRAGVIAFRAPGPMAAARDLFDRRWAAGCCLGEDPEPAEERPTAQQNEVLRLLAEGAKDEAVARCMGVSTRTVRRLIADIGERLGAESRFQIAVRATERGWLR, encoded by the coding sequence GTGCTGTCCGGCCTGGGACTCGACGAGACGTGCGGCGCCGTGTACCAGGCGGTGCTCTTCTCGCCGGGGGGTGCGACTCCTGACGGGATTGCCGCGGATCTGCGAGTGCCGGTGGCGGAAGTGCGCGACGGGCTCGCACGGTTGCGGGAGCTGGGACTTGTTCGCCCGATCTTCGAGGCGGCGGGCGCCTTCCGGGCCGTGAGCCCGGCCGTGGGGTTCGCGCCGCTGATCGCCCGGGCCGAGGCGGAGGCGTCCGCCCGCTCGCGCGCCGTGGCGGCGGCCCGTGCTCATGTGGAGGAGATGGCATCCCGTTTCGGAACGGCGCCGCACGACCGGGGCGGCGACTCTGCAGTGCTGCTGGGCGAGGCTGAGGCGTGGGAGGCCGTGCAGCAGGTGGCCGAGGACGTGAAGACCTGCGTGCGGGTGTTTGCCGCGGCCGGTCCGGCACCCGGCCTGTCCGCCGAAAACTATGATCCCGCGCACCGGCTGGCGGTGCGTGCGGTGGAGCGGGGTGCGGAGGTACGGCTCATTGTCCTGGACTCGGTCCGGTCGGCGCCTGACGTGCTGGAGGGCGTGCGCTGGATGAGCTCCAAGGGCGTGACCGTCCGGAGTGTGCCGGCGCTTCCCGCCTGGATGTTCTTAGTCGACGACTCCTACACGCTCATGGCCCTCGACCCGGCGGGCTACCGTGCTGGTGTCATCGCCTTCCGCGCCCCGGGGCCGATGGCCGCGGCACGGGACCTCTTCGACCGCCGCTGGGCCGCCGGGTGCTGCCTCGGTGAGGATCCCGAGCCGGCCGAAGAAAGGCCGACGGCTCAGCAGAACGAGGTCCTGCGGCTGCTCGCCGAAGGCGCGAAGGACGAGGCGGTCGCCCGGTGTATGGGCGTTTCCACACGGACTGTGCGGCGGCTCATCGCCGACATCGGCGAACGGCTTGGCGCCGAATCGCGGTTCCAGATCGCCGTCCGCGCCACGGAGCGCGGCTGGTTGCGCTGA
- a CDS encoding class I SAM-dependent methyltransferase yields the protein MTAYTPAELFASTAPYYAKHRPGYDPTLYTLLAERFHLDGTQRVLDLGTGTGILALPLAALVGRVIAVDPEPGMLEEGRKLAAERGITNIDWLRGDSTTLPGMDIGPVLLTVMGAAYHWMDRDQVLRDLDRIIEPGGAVVLASGGAPGALEPAPWLDVISEVRTRYLGPERRAGSGTYTHPKERHQQVLERSPFSHLETARWDRPLTRTVDDVIGYVFSLSYSSPAQLGDHKDAFERDLREALLAFNPEGRFEEIIRTEAIIATRP from the coding sequence GTGACCGCCTACACGCCCGCCGAACTCTTCGCCTCCACCGCGCCCTACTACGCCAAACACCGGCCCGGCTACGACCCGACCCTGTACACCCTGCTCGCCGAACGGTTCCATCTCGACGGCACCCAGCGCGTCCTGGACCTGGGCACCGGCACCGGCATCCTCGCCCTGCCACTTGCCGCGCTGGTCGGCCGTGTGATCGCCGTCGACCCCGAGCCCGGCATGCTCGAAGAGGGCCGCAAACTCGCCGCCGAACGTGGCATCACCAACATCGACTGGCTCCGCGGCGACTCCACTACCCTTCCGGGCATGGACATCGGCCCCGTGCTGCTGACCGTCATGGGCGCCGCCTACCACTGGATGGACCGCGACCAGGTCCTACGCGACCTCGACCGCATCATCGAGCCCGGCGGCGCGGTCGTCCTCGCCTCCGGCGGAGCCCCCGGCGCCCTGGAGCCCGCCCCTTGGCTCGACGTAATCAGCGAAGTCCGCACCCGCTACCTGGGCCCCGAACGCCGCGCCGGCTCCGGCACCTACACCCACCCCAAGGAACGCCACCAGCAAGTCCTGGAACGCTCCCCCTTCTCCCACCTCGAAACCGCCCGCTGGGACCGGCCCCTGACCCGCACCGTCGACGACGTGATCGGCTACGTCTTCAGCCTTTCCTACTCCAGCCCCGCCCAGCTCGGTGACCACAAAGACGCCTTCGAACGCGACCTGCGCGAAGCCCTGCTCGCCTTCAACCCCGAAGGCCGCTTCGAGGAGATCATCCGCACCGAAGCCATCATCGCCACCCGCCCCTGA